A stretch of the Argentina anserina chromosome 6, drPotAnse1.1, whole genome shotgun sequence genome encodes the following:
- the LOC126798640 gene encoding ABC transporter B family member 1, which produces MSQDSQGIKTIEQWRWSDMQGLELVTDPPPLPTSSSSSSNPSNTNPTTTTTTRSGKETRQGQAMENSSEPTTTTTTTKQESNGGGEKPEAVPTVGFGQVFRFADGLDYVLMGIGSVGAIVHGCSLPIFLRFFADLVNSFGANANDPDKMMQEVLKYALYFLVVGAAIWASSWAEISCWMWTGERQSTKMRIKYLEAALSQDIEFFDTEVRTSDVVSAINSDTVIVQDAISEKLGNLIHYMATFVSGFVVGFTAVWQLALVTLAVVPLIAVIGAIHMSTLAKLSGKSQEALSQAGHTVEQTVGQIRVVMSYVGESRALEVYSKALRISQKLGYRSGIAKGMGLGATYFVVFCCYALLLWYGGYLVRHHFTNGGLAISTMFSVMIGGLALGQSAPSMGAFAKAKVAAAKIFRIIDHKPGMDRNGEAGVELQSVTGLVELKNVDFSYPSRQDVRILNNFSLNVPAGKTIALVGSSGSGKSTVVSLIERFYDPSSGQVLLDGYDIKTLKLQWLRQQIGLVSQEPALFATTIKENILLGRPDADQVEIEEAARVANAHSFIVKLPDGFDTQVGERGVQLSGGQKQRIAIARAMLKNPAILLLDEATSALDSESEKLVQEALDRFMIGRTTLVIAHRLSTIRKADLVAVLQQGSVSEIGTHDELFSKGENGVYAKLIRMQEAAHETSLNNARKSSARPSSARNSVSSPIITRNSSYGRSPYSRRLSDFSTSDFSLSLDATYPNYRLEKLAFKEQASSFWRLAKMNSPEWVYALVGSIGSVVCGSLSAFFAYVLSAVLSVYYNPGHAFMIKQINKYCYLLIGLSSAALIFNTLQHSFWDIVGENLTKRVREKMLAAVLKNEMAWFDQEENESARIAARLALDANNVRSAIGDRISVIVQNTALMLVACTAGFVLQWRLALVLVAVFPVVVAATVLQKMFMTGFSGDLEAAHAKSTQLAGEAIANVRTVAAFNSEEKIVGLFSSNLQIPLRRCFWKGQIAGSGFGIAQFALYGSYAIGLWYASWLVKHGISDFSKTIRVFMVLMVSANGAAETLTLAPDFIKGGRAMQSVFELLDRKTEIEPDDIDATAVPDRLRGEVEFKHVDFSYPSRPDVPVFRDLSLRVRAGKTLALVGPSGCGKSSVISLVQRFYDPTSGRVIVDGKDIRKYNLKSLRRHIAVVPQEPCLFATTIYENIAYGHESATEAEIIEAANLANAHKFVSALPEGYKTFVGERGIQLSGGQKQRIAIARALLRKADIMLLDEATSALDAESERSIQEALERACSGKTTLVVAHRLATIRNANVIAVIDDGKVAEQGSHNHLLKNYPDGCYARMIQLQRFSHSQAIGIASGSSSSVKPRDDEEGEGK; this is translated from the exons ATGTCACAAGATTCTCAGGGGATAAAGACCATTGAGCAGTGGAGATGGTCAGATATGCAAGGCCTTGAGCTTGTAACTgaccctcctcctcttcctacttcttcttcttcgtcatCTAACCCATCTAACACCaacccaacaacaacaacaacaacaagaagtGGTAAAGAGACAAGACAAGGTCAAGCAATGGAGAACTCAAGTGAGCCAACtactacaacaacaacaacgaAGCAGGAGTCTAATGGTGGCGGTGAGAAGCCTGAGGCTGTTCCAACAGTTGGGTTCGGTCAAGTGTTTAGATTCGCTGATGGGTTGGATTACGTTCTGATGGGAATTGGGTCTGTTGGAGCAATCGTGCATGGTTGTTCTCTGCCCATCTTTCTTCGGTTCTTTGCTGATCTCGTGAACTCTTTCGGCGCAAATGCCAATGACCCGGACAAGATGATGCAAGAGGTCTTGAAG TATGCATTGTACTTTCTTGTTGTGGGAGCTGCAATATGGGCTTCTTCATGGGCAG AGATATCGTGTTGGATGTGGACCGGAGAAAGGCAATCGACCAAGATGAGGATCAAGTACCTTGAAGCTGCTTTGAGCCAGGACATTGAGTTTTTCGATACAGAGGTTCGAACCTCTGATGTTGTTTCTGCCATCAACTCTGATACTGTGATTGTTCAAGACGCCATTAGCGAGAAG TTGGGGAATTTAATCCACTACATGGCCACATTTGTGTCTGGATTTGTGGTGGGTTTCACTGCTGTGTGGCAATTAGCTCTTGTGACTCTAGCAGTGGTGCCTCTGATAGCTGTGATAGGAGCTATTCACATGTCCACATTAGCCAAACTCTCGGGGAAGAGCCAAGAGGCTCTTTCACAAGCAGGACATACTGTAGAACAG ACTGTAGGTCAAATTCGAGTTGTCATGTCGTATGTGGGGGAATCAAGAGCACTAGAAGTATACTCCAAAGCTTTGAGAATTTCCCAGAAGCTTGGTTACAGGAGTGGAATTGCTAAAGGAATGGGACTTGGAGCAACTTACTTTGTAGTTTTCTGCTGTTATGCACTTCTTCTATGGTATGGGGGTTATCTTGTTAGGCACCACTTCACCAATGGAGGTCTCGCTATATCCACCATGTTTTCAGTCATGATAGGTGGACT GGCTTTGGGACAATCTGCTCCAAGCATGGGCGCATTTGCAAAGGCTAAAGTTGCAGCTGCAAAGATATTTCGGATTATTGACCACAAGCCGGGCATGGACCGAAACGGTGAAGCAGGGGTGGAATTGCAGTCTGTTACAGGACTAGTGGAGCTCAAGAATGTGGATTTCTCCTACCCTTCAAGGCAGGATGTTCGCATTCTCAACAATTTCTCTTTAAATGTTCCAGCCGGAAAGACCATTGCTTTGGTTGGTAGTAGTGGCTCTGGTAAGAGCACTGTGGTCTCCCTCATTGAGAGATTTTATGATCCCTCCTCAG GACAAGTACTGCTAGATGGATATGACATAAAGACATTGAAATTACAGTGGCTAAGGCAACAGATAGGGCTTGTGAGCCAAGAACCTGCTCTGTTTGCTACAACCATTAAAGAGAATATACTTTTGGGGAGACCTGACGCAGACCAAGTTGAGATTGAAGAAGCTGCCAGAGTTGCCAATGCTCATTCATTCATTGTCAAACTTCCTGATGGTTTTGATACTCAG GTAGGGGAGAGAGGAGTCCAACTGTCTGGAGGACAGAAGCAGAGGATAGCCATAGCAAGGGCAATGCTAAAAAACCCAGCAATCCTTCTCTTAGATGAGGCAACAAGTGCATTGGACTCTGAGTCTGAGAAACTGGTGCAAGAAGCCCTGGACCGGTTTATGATAGGCAGGACAACACTTGTCATTGCTCACCGCCTCTCAACCATTCGCAAGGCTGACCTTGTAGCTGTACTCCAGCAGGGAAGTGTTTCTGAAATTGGAACCCATGATGAACTCTTTTCTAAAGGAGAAAATGGTGTTTACGCCAAACTCATTAGAATGCAAGAGGCAGCTCATGAAACCTCCCTCAACAATGCCAGAAAGAGTAGTGCCAG GCCTTCTAGTGCAAGAAACTCCGTTAGCTCACCAATAATCACTAGAAATTCTTCATATGGTCGATCACCATACTCGCGCAGGCTCTCAGACTTCTCTACATCTGATTTTAGTCTCTCCCTTGATGCCACATACCCTAATTATCGTCTAGAAAAGCTTGCCTTCAAAGAGCAAGCCAGTTCCTTCTGGCGCCTTGCCAAGATGAACTCTCCTGAATGGGTCTATGCATTAGTTGGATCAATTGGCTCTGTTGTTTGTGGTTCTCTAAGTGCTTTCTTTGCTTATGTTCTGAGTGCCGTCCTCAGTGTCTACTACAACCCAGGCCATGCTTTCATGATCAAGCAAATTAATAAGTACTGTTATTTGTTGATTGGACTTTCGTCAGCTGCCCTAATATTCAACACGTTACAACATTCTTTCTGGGATATTGTGGGCGAGAATCTTACAAAACGTGTGAGGGAAAAAATGCTGGCAGCAGTGTTGAAAAATGAAATGGCATGGTTTGATCAGGAGGAAAATGAGAGTGCCAGGATTGCAGCAAGGCTGGCCCTTGATGCCAACAATGTCAGATCAGCCATTGGGGACAGGATTTCTGTTATTGTACAGAACACAGCACTCATGCTAGTTGCTTGCACTGCAGGATTTGTTTTGCAATGGCGCCTTGCCCTTGTCCTTGTAGCTGTCTTCCCTGTTGTTGTTGCAGCCACAGTTTTGCAG AAAATGTTCATGACTGGTTTCTCCGGAGACCTTGAAGCTGCACATGCCAAGTCCACCCAACTAGCTGGGGAGGCTATAGCCAATGTAAGGACAGTTGCTGCATTCAACTCCGAGGAAAAGATTGTTGGTCTCTTTTCCTCCAACCTGCAGATTCCCTTGCGTCGGTGTTTTTGGAAGGGTCAGATTGCTGGAAGTGGATTTGGGATAGCTCAGTTTGCACTTTATGGTTCGTATGCTATAGGTCTTTGGTATGCTTCCTGGCTTGTAAAGCATGGAATCTCTGATTTCTCAAAGACTATCCGAGTTTTCATGGTCCTCATGGTATCTGCTAATGGTGCAGCAGAGACATTAACCTTGGCTCCTGATTTTATTAAGGGTGGTCGAGCTATGCAATCAGTTTTTGAGCTCCTTGACCGCAAAACTGAAATTGAACCTGATGATATTGATGCTACTGCAGTGCCTGATCGTCTGCGTGGAGAAGTTGAGTTTAAGCATGTAGACTTTTCATATCCTTCTCGACCTGATGTTCCTGTGTTTCGTGATCTCTCCCTCCGTGTCCGTGCAGGCAAGACTCTTGCTCTTGTAGGTCCTAGTGGGTGTGGAAAGAGCTCAGTCATTTCATTAGTACAGCGGTTTTATGACCCAACATCAGGAAGAGTTATTGTTGATGGAAAGGATATCCGCAAATACAATCTCAAGTCTCTCAGAAGGCACATTGCTGTGGTTCCCCAGGAGCCATGCCTCTTTGCTACaactatatatgaaaatatcgCTTATGGACATGAATCGGCAACTGAAGCTGAGATCATTGAAGCTGCTAATCTAGCCAATGCTCACAAGTTCGTATCTGCATTGCCGGAAGGCTACAAAACATTTGTTGGGGAGAGGGGGATACAATTATCTGGAGGACAGAAACAGAGGATTGCTATTGCCAGGGCTTTACTGAGGAAGGCAGACATTATGCTTCTCGATGAAGCAACTAGTGCACTTGATGCCGAGTCTGAAAGATCTATTCAAGAAGCTCTAGAGCGCGCTTGTTCAGGGAAAACCACACTTGTGGTTGCACACAGACTAGCAACTATTAGAAATGCCAATGTCATTGCAGTCATTGATGATGGAAAAGTGGCAGAGCAAGGATCACACAACCACCTATTGAAAAACTACCCGGACGGGTGTTACGCACGCATGATACAGCTACAAAGGTTTTCACACAGTCAAGCCATTGGAATAGCATCAGGTTCAAGTTCTTCCGTAAAACCAAGGGATGACGAAGAAGGAGAAGGCAAGTAA